One genomic window of Deltaproteobacteria bacterium HGW-Deltaproteobacteria-6 includes the following:
- a CDS encoding chemotaxis protein CheX, with protein MNVKFINPFLEGTTNVLKTMAFVEPRAGKPYLKMDNLAKGDISGIIGLTGSATGSLALSFSEGAIFKIVSNMLGENITTMNSDIKDAVGEITNMISGVARKNLEAEGFYIQAAIPTVVSGKNHSISHVMGGPSLIIPFEIDEGTFVVDVCLSE; from the coding sequence ATGAACGTTAAATTTATTAATCCTTTTTTAGAAGGAACCACCAACGTATTAAAAACTATGGCGTTTGTCGAACCACGCGCGGGAAAGCCATATCTGAAAATGGATAATCTGGCCAAAGGAGACATCTCGGGCATTATCGGACTGACCGGATCGGCCACCGGTTCGCTGGCTCTTAGCTTTAGTGAAGGGGCGATTTTTAAAATTGTCTCCAATATGCTGGGAGAAAATATTACAACGATGAATAGTGATATCAAGGACGCCGTAGGCGAAATTACGAATATGATTTCCGGTGTTGCACGGAAAAATCTGGAAGCGGAAGGTTTTTACATTCAGGCGGCCATTCCTACGGTTGTTTCAGGAAAGAATCACTCCATTTCTCATGTGATGGGCGGGCCGAGTTTGATTATTCCCTTTGAAATTGATGAAGGGACGTTTGTTGTGGATGTGTGCCTGTCGGAATAG
- a CDS encoding response regulator: MNEKNIKVLIVDDFATMRKVVRNLLKQVGYEDIVEAEDGVMALKALKSQKIDVIVSDWNMPNMTGLELLKAVRADEELAKTPFLMVTAEALQDNVVAAVKAGVNNYIVKPFTAEVLNEKIKKIMESINK; this comes from the coding sequence ATGAATGAAAAGAATATTAAGGTTTTGATCGTTGATGATTTTGCTACCATGAGAAAAGTGGTTCGCAATCTCTTGAAACAGGTCGGATATGAAGATATTGTGGAAGCGGAAGACGGCGTTATGGCGCTCAAAGCGCTCAAGTCACAGAAAATTGATGTGATTGTCTCCGACTGGAATATGCCGAACATGACGGGTTTGGAATTACTCAAAGCCGTGCGTGCAGACGAGGAACTGGCCAAAACGCCATTTCTTATGGTAACGGCAGAGGCGCTTCAGGACAACGTGGTTGCAGCGGTCAAGGCGGGCGTCAATAATTATATTGTTAAACCTTTTACGGCTGAAGTGCTCAATGAAAAAATAAAAAAAATCATGGAAAGCATTAATAAGTAA